One genomic segment of Echeneis naucrates chromosome 18, fEcheNa1.1, whole genome shotgun sequence includes these proteins:
- the LOC115058823 gene encoding endonuclease domain-containing 1 protein-like, whose amino-acid sequence MALWLAFLLVSIITSAVRGRVEKELSPECRQFLYKGTPPTGLQHDSLHFICQRYNKKPRYVTLYSTFHRTPVYSAYTFKRSIGENCVDIPWMYEPQLSTLSDTDEMQAFPHGYLHTNFEDNQAVLEDYTNAIFYERGTLNPDEHHHDPEDKASTYTLTNVVPIVPDFNSRVWKEQEDVIRKRLNNYCHGTAYIITGITTSGKMIRRENMNRIAVPTYLWSAYCCVDFDHNAPYDERSKFPSFAHYALNEEDNDVVETSVQNLKEFLKKTTFVDQNFQIFVSDCVPHS is encoded by the exons ATGGCTCTTTGGTTGGCTTTCCTACTTGTCAGCATAATCACATCAGCAGTGAGAGGGCGAGTGGAAAAGGAGCTGTCTCCAGAGTGCAGACAATTCCTATACAAGGGAACACCGCCGACAGGGCTGCAGCACGACTCCCTCCACTTCATTTGCCAACGTTACAACAAGAAGCCACGCTATGTTACGCTGTACAGTACTTTCCACCGCACACCTGTCTACTCTGCCTACACTTTCAAACGTTCCATTGGGGAAAACTGTGTGGATATACCTTGGATGTATGAACCTCAG ctATCTACACTCTCTGATACAGATGAGATGCAGGCCTTCCCACATGGCTACCTGCACACAAACTTTGAAGATAATCAGGCTGTTCTGGAAGATTATACAAATGCCATCTTCTATGAACGTGGTACACTCAACCCAGATGAGCATCATCATGATCCTGAAGACAAGGCCTCCACCTACACCCTCACTAATGTTGTGCCCATAGTGCCTGACTTCAACAGCAGAGTCtggaaagagcaggaagatgTCATTCGCAAAAGGCTTAACAACTACTGTCATGGAACGGCTTACATCATCACGGGCATCACCACCTCAGGGAAGATGATCCGCCGCGAAAACATGAACCGCATTGCAGTGCCCACATATTTATGGTCAGCTTATTGCTGTGTTGACTTCGACCACAATGCGCCCTATGATGAACGCTCTAAGTTCCCATCTTTTGCTCACTATGCCCTCAACGAGGAGGACAATGATGTGGTGGAAACCTCTGTCCAGAATTTGAAGGAGTTCCTCAAGAAGACCACCTTTGTTGATCAGAACTTTCAGATTTTTGTCAGTGATTGTGTCCCACATTCATAG
- the LOC115059301 gene encoding endonuclease domain-containing 1 protein-like, whose translation MVISISANYALVLLTCVLIEGAQAGVVTDFNHEERCKDSLFMGTPPRGYLGTSFKKICQRYGDQPHYVTLYDPHKHIPIYSAYTFKKSDGEKRVDFPWMFEPQLASDKGSSNMEPFPQSSNMHMNFEDTQAVLEDYADVVQYERGQLNPDEHQADPLDKASTYTLTNVVPQIREFNMGPWAEHQDIIRKRLNNFCRGKAFVVTGVTTSGHMIRRNNLDRVAVPEYMWSAYCCTEFDQNAPYFVRYKFPVFGAYGLNDRINNHMVEVPLKNLEKFLKGRMDVDKNLQIFYNDCVPDI comes from the exons ATGGTTATATCTATATCTGCAAACTATGCTTTAGTTTTACTGACATGCGTTTTAATTGAAGGGGCCCAGGCAGGCGTGGTTACAGACTTTAACCACGAGGAACGCTGTAAGGATTCTCTGTTCATGGGGACTCCACCTCGAGGCTACCTTGGCACCTCCTTTAAGAAGATCTGCCAGAGGTATGGAGATCAGCCACATTATGTCACCCTCTACGACCCCCACAAACACATACCAATCTATTCGGCCTATACATTTAAGAAgtcagatggagaaaaaagggTTGACTTCCCTTGGATGTTTGAACCACAg TTAGCTTCAGATAAAGGCAGCAGTAACATGGAGCCATTCCCACAATCTTCAAACATGCATATGAACTTTGAGGACACTCAAGCAGTCCTAGAGGACTACGCTGATGTGGTTCAGTACGAACGTGGCCAACTAAATCCGGATGAACATCAGGCTGACCCTCTAGACAAAGCCTCCACCTACACTTTAACAAACGTGGTTCCTCAGATCAGGGAGTTCAACATGGGTCCTTGGGCAGAACACCAGGACATCATTCGGAAACGCCTGAACAACTTCTGCCGTGGTAAAGCCTTTGTGGTCACCGGAGTCACCACTTCTGGGCACATGATCCGTCGCAACAACCTGGACAGAGTGGCTGTACCAGAGTACATGTGGTCTGCCTACTGCTGCACTGAGTTTGACCAAAACGCCCCATACTTTGTACGCTACAAGTTCCCAGTTTTTGGAGCTTATGGGCTAAATGATCGCATCAACAACCATATGGTGGAGGTTCCTCTCAAGAACCTGGAGAAATTCCTCAAAGGGAGGATGGATGTAGACAAAAACCTCCAAATTTTCTACAATGACTGTGTGCCAGATATCTAA
- the LOC115058822 gene encoding zona pellucida sperm-binding protein 3-like gives MLHLCDVCFAAETRQNVGLEIHCGEVQVKITAKAEFLEARGIPFKAEHLRLGADSRLESCGPRTLSSGRLMVISVGLRDCGSQASVRGEWLVYSNRLFLFPAVLPTSTGSAIVKGETTVIPVECHYERKLMVNSQPVRPTWLPMTSTISSFGLLHFSLRTTTDDCTSQRSSSVYQQGEAVFLEASVEAPLHPPLLIYVDNCVATLKPDPLSSPSYKFITKHGCLVDSVLPGSSSKFIHRSNDNRLCFSFQAFHFNQESGEEMFINCHLTTTLKQNSHSCLYKACFFHKPTFSWRATEGDNVLCECCNSDGYLTEEEKSGHTSHTIRPDEKHEADTTVGPLHILPHPYWTGRLSINP, from the exons ATGTTACATCTGTGCGACGTTTGTTTCGCCGCAGAAACTCGGCAAAATGTCGGCCTCGAAATACATTGCGGGGAAGTCCAAGTGAAAATAACAGCGAAGGCTGAGTTTTTAGAGGCGAGAGGAATTCCGTTCAAAGCCGAGCATCTTCGACTTGGAGCGGACTCCCGGCTGGAGTCCTGCGGGCCGAGAACGCTCTCGTCCGGCCGACTGATGGTCATCTCCGTGGGGCTGCGAGACTGTGGGAGCCAGGCCAGC GTTCGTGGTGAGTGGCTGGTGTATTCCAACCGGCTCTTCTTGTTTCCTGCTGTGCTTCCTACCTCCACAGGAAGTGCAATTGTAAAGGGAGAAACTACTGTCATACCTGTTGAGTGTCATTATGAGAG AAAGCTGATGGTGAATTCACAACCAGTAAGGCCAACCTGGCTGCCCATGACATCCACCATCAGCAGTTTTGGCCTTCTCCACTTCTCCCTTCGAACCACCACAG ATGATTGTACCTCTCAGCGTAGCTCCTCAGTGTACCAGCAGGGGGAAGCAGTGTTTTTGGAGGCCAGTGTGGAGGCCCCGCTGCACCCTCCTCTCCTTATATATGTGGACAATTGTGTTGCTACGCTGAAGCCGGACCCTCTCTCTTCACCAAGCTACAAGTTTATAACCAAGCACGG ATGTCTCGTGGACAGCGTATTACCAGGCTCTTCATCAAAATTCATCCATAGGAGCAACGATAACAGACTGTGCTTTAGTTTTCAAGCTTTCCACTTCAACCAGGAATCTGGGGAAGAG ATGTTCATCAACTGCCACCTCACGACCACTCTGAAACAAAACTCCCATAGCTGTCTTTATAAAGCCTGTTTCTTTCATAAGCCTACGTTCAG CTGGCGTGCAACAGAGGGAGACAATGTTCTCTGTGAATGCTGCAACTCTGATGGCTATTTaactgaagaggagaaaagtggACACACAAGTCACACAATTCGACCAG ATGAGAAGCATGAAGCTGACACAACAGTTGGGCCCCTTCACATCTTGCCACACCCTTATTGGACTGGCCGTTTGTCAATCAATCCATGA
- the epoa gene encoding erythropoietin isoform X2 has product MEFPRLLAFLLIVLEWTRLGLPSPLRPICDLRVLNHFIKEAQDAEAAMRSCRDRCSLSDSVTVPQTRVDFDVWEKKNAQDQAQEVQSGLWLLQQALSALQSSATNTALHSHIDNSVRNLHSINAVLRSLNIQEYTPPESAAELEETWTVSSAADLLQVYVNFLRGKVRLLLLDAQACQQDVS; this is encoded by the exons ATGGAGTTTCCCA GACTGCTTGCCTTCCTGTTGATAGTGTTGGAGTGGACCCGGCTAGGCCTACCGTCCCCTCTGAGGCCAATCTGTGACCTGAGGGTTCTGAACCATTTCATTAAGGAAGCACAGGACGCAGAAGCCGCTatg AGGTCATGTAGAGATCGATGTAGCCTGTCAGACTCTGTGACCGTTCCCCAAACCAGAGTTGACTTTGATGTCTGGGAGAAGAAAAAT GCACAGGATCAAGCCCAGGAAGTGCAGTCTGGCTTATGGCTTTTACAGCAGGCTCTCAGCGCGCTACAGTCCTCAGCCACCAACACAGCACTGCACAGTCACATAGATAACTCCGTCAGAAACCTGCACAGCATCAATGCTGTGTTGCGTAGTCTCAACATTCAG GAATATACCCCACCGGAAAGTGCAGCTGAACTTGAGGAAACGTGGACGGTGTCTTCAGCAGCAGATCTACTTCAAGTCTATGTCAATTTCCTGCGAGGAAAAGTGCGCCTTCTCCTTTTGGATGCACAGGCTTGTCAGCAAGATGTCAGCTGA
- the epoa gene encoding erythropoietin isoform X1: MLQKTGKGLLAFLLIVLEWTRLGLPSPLRPICDLRVLNHFIKEAQDAEAAMRSCRDRCSLSDSVTVPQTRVDFDVWEKKNAQDQAQEVQSGLWLLQQALSALQSSATNTALHSHIDNSVRNLHSINAVLRSLNIQEYTPPESAAELEETWTVSSAADLLQVYVNFLRGKVRLLLLDAQACQQDVS; this comes from the exons ATGTTGCAGAAAACGGGTAAAG GACTGCTTGCCTTCCTGTTGATAGTGTTGGAGTGGACCCGGCTAGGCCTACCGTCCCCTCTGAGGCCAATCTGTGACCTGAGGGTTCTGAACCATTTCATTAAGGAAGCACAGGACGCAGAAGCCGCTatg AGGTCATGTAGAGATCGATGTAGCCTGTCAGACTCTGTGACCGTTCCCCAAACCAGAGTTGACTTTGATGTCTGGGAGAAGAAAAAT GCACAGGATCAAGCCCAGGAAGTGCAGTCTGGCTTATGGCTTTTACAGCAGGCTCTCAGCGCGCTACAGTCCTCAGCCACCAACACAGCACTGCACAGTCACATAGATAACTCCGTCAGAAACCTGCACAGCATCAATGCTGTGTTGCGTAGTCTCAACATTCAG GAATATACCCCACCGGAAAGTGCAGCTGAACTTGAGGAAACGTGGACGGTGTCTTCAGCAGCAGATCTACTTCAAGTCTATGTCAATTTCCTGCGAGGAAAAGTGCGCCTTCTCCTTTTGGATGCACAGGCTTGTCAGCAAGATGTCAGCTGA
- the pop7 gene encoding ribonuclease P protein subunit p20, translating into MTDLRNPGISSISQTVPVHTDSTSQAVEMDPVEYTLRKRLPRKLPKRRNDVYVNMKTDFRAQLARCQKLLEGGGHREICVHGLGLAINRAINIALQLQASSQGALQLAANTSTVELVDDLEPEDPDEAGEPMTRTRNNSAIHIKVFYPDPQ; encoded by the coding sequence ATGACAGACCTACGGAACCCGGGGATATCCTCAATCTCTCAGACAGTCCCAGTGCACACCGACTCCACTTCCCAGGCTGTAGAGATGGACCCTGTGGAATATACCCTCAGGAAGCGCCTCCCCCGGAAACTCCCAAAGAGAAGGAATGACGTCTATGTCAACATGAAGACTGATTTCCGGGCTCAGCTGGCCCGCTGTCAGAAGCTTCTGGAAGGTGGGGGTCACAGGGAGATCTGTGTCCATGGCCTGGGCCTTGCCATCAACAGGGCCATTAACATTGCCCTCCAGCTGCAGGCCAGCAGCCAGGGGGCACTGCAACTGGCAGCCAACACCTCTACAGTGGAGCTGGTGGATGATTTGGAGCCTGAAGATCCTGATGAGGCTGGGGAGCCAATGACACGTACACGTAACAACTCAGCTATACATATTAAGGTCTTCTACCCTGATCCCCAGTGA
- the si:dkey-85k7.12 gene encoding up-regulator of cell proliferation: MDLESEVNTFPTSSEEVTNERTETSDKTETQLTSLLGDLGLEQYYKEKLSLRKILQIDGKTISDEPASTQSDLPWYFLSKLMMANGTARKMTCTSECESDCDGATGSSAFNFDDLFDSPNSGDKLNPLDIITALFLCSDAFVQQEMALKMSMCQFSVPLLLPDCDTQQCTLLLWALRDIVKKYRPPSLSQSMGFIEERIVLSELPLISFVRLGECSLSKSEILNQLLSNSEQYHNTFVHHNMECGDCPRRISDGLTEITWYLPCGNRNIDIFSEPVAVANLRGDAASFETQFSFLCHTSAAVFVFFDNLDFDSKLLTDQPHKEQIFLVGNSQSSSFSKNALKTVATKMGLTSSNIIIKTKQQNEAHFIKNLREKVRDVVENPKVKMQIAQMADTAMELGIKVDENCPDCQAAKKSADSITENIQNTSEYKEDQLPLQGEIWKELTELEKEECKLRKVGSENIETYKSRLHLQKKELRKKQSSCDISAAMASFIAAISNSGKQRYYFLKWMRINLDNLSREKLSVLREQYKKKFKRSHNKDEIKSIDRELSNSSLGTEHFFREMGQIYEAAVSLPKTDPSRHQVEHLPKICAGLLLDGFPLELVDGDASNIPLRWVSDVLSSLNDLVSPKNKILVVTVLGVQSTGKSTLLNTMFGVQFAVSSGRCTRGAFMLLIRINDEMKEELNCDFMVIIDTEGLKSPELAQLDNSYKHDNELATLVVGLSDLTIINIAMENSTEMKDIMQIVVHAFLRMKMLGKKHQCQFVHQNVSDVSAHEKNLRDRKLLLEQLNEMTQAAAKMENKEENTSFTDVMEYSPDTGNWYIPALWNGNPPMAPVNAGYSEAVFELRKNIIKLLRKCGSSSQCVLDFKEWMSSLWNAVKHEDFIFSFRNSLVADAYVKLCTEFNKWEWEFKKDMYKWVTNAETKISNHGSVGVNNETSDLEEFVTNLKSEACTVLSKWEDTLLGNLTEYFKQKVGHANLVEGHKQDFANSAKSLRREMENSVLKQLTVTADMKQRMTDLDCRKEKYREQLKERVCDLIERCRKRKVQMDDKELDREFDMMWSKMLTELSFSEPNVTDVFASVSHALRKNLSSRGSHASELLSQKKLQDCGWEPFKYRVEGALQALKNLAGKLNIIEDEVKTLQNMADAIIAYCKEFVVTKVQSKSNYHDTYIQEILRMIDERLQNNQNVKIKVEFEVPLKQHICGYVARCFQKMHEDFLLVNDPKRCLSQNKVKFCTDFKDVFKKRDQEVGRCQKKAEEFTEVLKPAVRQFVYSSLGPDIIDEMLKKQMFSTRMSCMYSILLDLLAKDNFEKYLSYTTSYEEYVKKWTLINIEACFSNGSKMSDFEARLIQSKIDSINDAIDKAKLKSSAEKKDGEEMKIFVEDICKELKDKLVISQDKLGDFMFLNNVNQEQFAHCLPDAVEEMGEALQEEFKKTDFQKKLESVSVKTQNELFTKVMGCGKVCPFCAVPCEAGGEAHKEHFSSLHRPKGLGRYRWDLTEKLCTDICSSSVNSETRFRCAATKNEWHPYKKYREIFPDWRIPPDVSLEASDYWKYIMTKYNQKFAKAYNAEPADIPPNWKEITPEQAEASLKKSFYMK, encoded by the exons ATGGATCTGGAATCAGAAGTGAATACCTTCCCCACGTCCTCTGAGGAAGTGACAAACGAAAGGACAGAAACTTCTGACAAAACAG AGACACAACTGACAAGCTTGTTGGGGGATCTGGGGTTGGAGCAGTACTACAAGGAGAAGCTGTCCCTGCGCAAAATACTTCAGATTGATGGGAAGACCATTTCTGATGAACCTGCCAGCACACAATCAGATCTTCCATGGTATTTTCTGAGTAAATTAATGATGGCTAATGGAACAGCTAGAAAAATGACATGTACATCAGAATGTGAATCTGATTGTGATGGTGCAACAGGGAGTAGTGCATTTAATTTTGATGATCTGTTTGACAGTCCAAACTCAGGTGACAAGCTAAACCCCCTCGACATCATCACTGCTCTCTTCCTGTGTTCTGATGCTTTTGTGCAGCAGGAAATGGCACTAAAAATGTCTATGTGTCAGTTTTCTGTGCCTTTGCTGCTTCCTGACTGTGACACACAACAGTGCACACTCCTGCTTTGGGCCCTGAGAGACATTGTAAAAAAGTACAGACCTCCGTCACTCTCACAATCCATGGGCTTTATTGAAGAAAGAATTGTTCTCTCTGAACTGCCATTAATATCATTTGTGAGACTTGGAGAATGCTCTTTGTCCAAGTCAGAGATTCTCAATCAGCTTCTGAGCAATTCTGAGCAGTACCATAACACCTTTGTTCACCATAACATGGAGTGTGGTGACTGTCCAAGAAGAATATCTGATGGATTGACTGAAATAACTTGGTATCTTCCTtgtggaaacagaaacattgaTATTTTCAGTGAGCCAGTTGCTGTAGCTAACCTTCGTGGAGATGCTGCCTCATTTGAaacacagttttcctttttgtgtcacacatctgctgcagtttttgtgtTCTTTGACAATTTGGACTTTGACAGCAAGCTGCTTACTGACCAACCTCACAAGGAACAGATCTTCTTGGTAGGAAACTCTCAAAGCTCAAGCTTCAGCAAGAATGCTCTAAAAACGGTCGCGACCAAGATGGGCTTGACATCATCAAACATCATTATTAAGACTAAGCAGCAAAATGAAGCACACTTTATCAAAAATTTGAGGGAAAAAGTGAGGGATGTAGTTGAGAACCCAAAGGTGAAGATGCAAATTGCACAGATGGCTGATACTGCGATGGAATTGGGAATCAAGGTTGATGAAAACTGTCCAGACTGCCAGGCTGCCAAGAAAAGTGCAGATTCCAtaactgaaaacattcaaaacacCTCTGAATACAAAGAAGATCAGCTTCCCCTGCAAGGTGAAATATGGAAGGAGCTAACAGAGTTAGAGAAAGAAGAATGTAAGCTCCGAAAAGTTGGTTCAGAAAATATAGAAACGTACAAAAGTCGTCTGCACTTACAGAAAAAAGAGCTACGGAAGAAACAGAGCTCTTGTGATATTTCGGCTGCAATGGCATCCTTCATAGCTGCAATATCAAACTCAGGGAAACAGAGATACTATTTCCTGAAGTGGATGCGAATCAACCTTGATAACCTGTCTCGAGAAAAACTATCTGTCCTTAGGGAGCAGTACAAGAAGAAATTCAAGCGCTCTCACAACAAAGACGAGATCAAGAGCATTGACAGAGAACTCTCCAACAGCTCACTGGGGACTGAGCACTTCTTCCGTGAAATGGGTCAGATCTATGAGGCTGCAGTGTCCCTCCCAAAAACAGACCCATCACGCCACCAAGTAGAGCATCTGCCCAAAATCTGTGCAGGATTGCTGCTTGATGGATTCCCCCTTGAGCTTGTAGATGGAGATGCGTCCAACATACCTCTCCGATGGGTGAGTGATGTTCTGTCTTCTCTCAATGATTTGGTGTCTCCAAAGAACAAGATCCTGGTCGTCACAGTTCTTGGAGTTCAGAGCACAGGGAAGTCCACTCTTCTTAACACCATGTTTGGAGTGCAGTTTGCAGTCAGCAGTGGTCGATGCACTCGAGGTGCTTTTATGTTGCTCATCAGAATCAATGACGAAATGAAAGAAGAGCTCAACTGTGACTTCATGGTGATCATTGATACAGAAGGCTTAAAGTCACCAGAACTTGCACAACTGGACAATAGCTATAAGCATGACAATGAACTTGCAACACTTGTTGTGGGGCTGAGTGATCTCACCATCATCAACATTGCGATGGAGAATTCAACAGAGATGAAGGACATCATGCAAATAGTTGTGCATGCTTTTCTCAGGATGAAGATGTTGGGCAAAAAGCATCAATGTCAGTTTGTCCACCAGAACGTGTCTGATGTTTCAGCCCATGAGAAGAACTTAAGAGACAGGAAGCTGCTCTTGGAGCAACTAAATGAGATGACCCAGGCTGCAGCCAAAATGGAGAACAAGGAGGAGAACACGAGCTTCACAGATGTGATGGAGTACAGCCCAGACACAGGGAACTGGTACATTCCTGCACTCTGGAATGGAAACCCACCGATGGCACCAGTCAATGCAGGATACAGCGAAGCTGTTTTTGAGCTCAGGAAAAACATCATCAAGCTGCTGAGAAAATGTGGCTCTTCTTCCCAGTGTGTCTTGGACTTTAAAGAGTGGATGTCGAGTCTTTGGAATGCAGTAAAACATGAAGacttcatcttcagcttcagAAACAGTCTCGTGGCCGATGCGTATGTGAAGCTGTGTACAGAATTCAACAAGTGGGAGTGGGAATTCAAGAAAGACATGTACAAGTGGGTTACAAATGCTGAAACAAAAATTTCCAATCATGGAAGTGTCGGTGTGAACAATGAGACATCTGACTTGGAAGAATTTGTGACCAACTTAAAAAGTGAAGCTTGCACAGTTTTGTCTAAATGGGAAGACACACTTCTAGGCAATCTAACAGAGTACTTTAAGCAAAAAGTGGGTCATGCCAATCTTGTAGAAGGACATAAACAGGACTTTGCAAACAGTGCTAAGAGCCTTCGAAGAGAAATGGAGAACTCAGTACTTAAGCAACTTACTGTCACAGCCGACATGAAACAGAGAATGACTGATCTTGATTGCAGGaaggaaaaatacagagaacaattaaaagagagagtgtgtgactTGATTGAGAGGTGTCGGAAGAGAAAAGTCCAGATGGATGACAAAGAGTTAGACAGAGAATTTGATATGATGTGGAGCAAAATGCTAACGGAACTGTCTTTTTCTGAACCAAATGTTACAGATGTCTTCGCCAGTGTGTCCCACGCACTGAGAAAAAATCTGTCATCGCGGGGGAGTCACGCAAGTGAACTTTTGAGTCAAAAAAAACTGCAAGATTGTGGATGGGAGCCTTTCAAGTACAGAGTGGAAGGGGCTTTGCAGGCCCTTAAAAACCTGGCCGGGAAGTTGAATATCATTgaagatgaagtaaaaacatTGCAAAATATGGCTGATGCCATAATAGCCTACTGCAAAGAGTTTGTGGTCACAAAAGTTCAAAGCAAAAGCAATTATCATGACACGTACATCCAGGAGATCCTACGCATGATCGATGAGAGGCTGCAAAACAATCagaatgttaaaataaaagtcGAGTTCGAAGTTCCTCTGAAGCAGCACATCTGTGGATATGTAGCTAGATGCTTTCAGAAAATGCATGAAGATTTCCTGCTTGTCAATGATCCTAAAAGATGTCTGAGTCAGAACAAAGTAAAGTTCTGTACTGATTTTAAAGATGTGTTCAAGAAACGAGACCAGGAAGTAGGCCGTTGCCAGAAGAAGGCAGAAGAATTCACCGAAGTCTTGAAGCCTGCAGTCAGGCAGTTTGTCTACAGCTCACTGGGTCCTGACATCATTGACGAAATGCTGAAAAAACAGATGTTCAGCACACGAATGTCCTGTATGTATTCAATTTTACTGGATTTGCTTGCAAAGGATAACTTTGAGAAGTATTTGAGCTACACTACTTCATATGAAGAGTATGTGAAGAAGTGGACTCTTATAAACATCGAGGCTTGCTTCTCAAATGGCTCCAAGATGTCTGACTTTGAGGCTCGGCTTATTCAGTCTAAGATCGACAGCATAAATGATGCTATTGACAAAGCCAAACTGAAAAGCAGTGCAGAAAAGAAAGACGGGGAAGAAATGAAGATATTTGTTGAGGATATCTGCAAAGAACTTAAAGATAAATTGGTGATTTCCCAGGATAAACTGGGTGATTTCATGTTCCTGAACAACGTAAACCAGGAGCAGTTTGCTCACTGCCTCCCAGACGCCGTGGAGGAGATGGGAGAAGCTCTTCAagaagagtttaaaaaaacagacttcCAGAAGAAACTGGAAAGTGTCAGCGTGAAGACTCAAAATGAGCTTTTCACCAAAGTAATGGGATGTGGTAAAGTGTGTCCATTCTGTGCTGTGCCCTGTGAGGCTGGAGGAGAAGCCCATAAAGAGCACTTCAGTTCACTGCATCGGCCAAAGGGTCTGGGCAGATACAGGTGGGACCTGACAGAAAAACTTTGTACTGACATATGCTCTTCATCTGTGAACAGTGAAACCAGGTTTCGCTGTGCCGCTACGAAGAATGAATGGCACCCATACAAGAAATACAGAGAAATTTTCCCAGACTGGAGAATTCCTCCAGATGTAAGCCTTGAAGCATCAGACTACTGGAAATATATCATGACAAAGTACAACCAGAAGTTTGCAAAAGCTTACAATGCAGAGCCTGCTGATATTCCTCCAAACTGGAAAGAAATAACACCTGAGCAGGCAGAAGCCAGCCTCAAAAAGTCATTTTACATGAAGTGA